A genomic window from Luteolibacter sp. LG18 includes:
- a CDS encoding ATP-grasp domain-containing protein, whose amino-acid sequence MPSSVLVTGARAFAALDWIRRFGREGHRVTACDSFRSPICRASRYLTDFIPVPPPRTSPLEHALAVRDAALACGAAWIIPTCEEIFVLARYRELFTGISKFLGPSFETLARLHHKGEFATFIDASPGLSIRPPETHELRSKTELEAFASTHTGLREWVLKPVFSRFAAEVLIRPKPSRWKSISPSTEHPWVAQRFTPGKPLCTFTLAIGGKITAHSTYEPKHRVGHGAGFFFEPVASPPLFEFCSSVVEHLGFTGQICFDFIAGENGIKVIECNPRTTSGLHLLARDDPFKYLDPACPGLWPTDPTPRMVTFAMLTERGRGPTRWRDFFRGKDVVNAPDDRLPHAAGWEMFKELRRIRKTIGPGAKIKDASTHDLEWNGERLPDAPL is encoded by the coding sequence ATGCCCTCCTCCGTTCTCGTCACCGGGGCGCGCGCCTTCGCCGCCCTGGACTGGATCCGTCGTTTCGGACGGGAAGGCCACCGCGTGACCGCGTGCGATTCCTTCCGGAGCCCGATATGCCGCGCCTCCCGCTATCTCACCGACTTCATCCCGGTCCCCCCACCGCGGACCTCTCCGCTAGAACATGCCCTCGCCGTGCGGGATGCCGCCCTCGCCTGCGGGGCGGCATGGATCATCCCCACCTGTGAGGAAATCTTCGTGCTCGCCCGCTACCGCGAGCTGTTCACCGGCATTTCCAAGTTCCTCGGGCCGTCTTTCGAAACGCTTGCCCGGCTGCACCACAAAGGCGAATTCGCGACCTTCATCGATGCATCGCCCGGCCTTTCCATCCGACCACCGGAAACGCATGAACTGAGGTCCAAGACAGAGCTGGAAGCCTTCGCCTCCACCCACACCGGCCTGCGGGAGTGGGTCTTGAAACCGGTGTTCTCGCGCTTCGCCGCGGAGGTGCTGATCCGTCCGAAACCGTCCCGTTGGAAAAGCATTTCGCCCTCCACGGAACACCCCTGGGTGGCGCAGCGGTTCACCCCGGGCAAGCCCCTGTGCACCTTCACACTCGCCATCGGCGGCAAGATCACCGCTCACTCCACCTACGAGCCGAAACACCGCGTCGGCCACGGGGCCGGGTTCTTCTTCGAGCCGGTGGCTTCTCCCCCCCTGTTCGAGTTCTGCTCCTCGGTGGTGGAGCACCTCGGCTTCACCGGCCAGATCTGCTTCGACTTCATCGCGGGCGAGAACGGCATCAAGGTCATCGAGTGCAATCCCCGCACCACCAGCGGCCTGCACCTGCTGGCCCGGGATGATCCCTTCAAATACCTCGATCCCGCCTGCCCGGGACTCTGGCCCACCGATCCCACCCCCCGGATGGTGACCTTCGCCATGCTCACCGAGCGCGGACGCGGCCCCACCCGCTGGCGGGATTTTTTCCGAGGCAAAGATGTGGTCAATGCCCCGGACGACCGGCTACCCCACGCCGCGGGCTGGGAGATGTTCAAGGAACTCCGGCGGATCCGCAAAACGATCGGCCCCGGCGCGAAAATCAAGGACGCCTCCACCCACGATCTGGAGTGGAATGGCGAGCGGCTGCCGGATGCGCCGCTCTGA
- a CDS encoding ATP-dependent DNA helicase RecQ, whose protein sequence is MPPDPVLDTLRARFGFDSLRAGQEQVVRTLLAGRSSLAVFPTGGGKSLCYQLPALLLDGLTLVISPLIALMKDQVDSLVAKGIPAARLDSTLSQQEAFEVFDRLRDGSLNLLYVAPERLANEGFRNRLGKLRIAMIAIDEAHCISEWGHNFRPDYLKLAQLCRDLRIPRVLALTATATPSVSADIRKAFGITEADHIQLSFHRPNLDLRVTPALPAERKPLLLDRLREAPGPAIVYVTRQETAEEVATFLQKNGIAARAYHAGLPDEFRVDAQEAFMTGTTSVIVATIAFGMGIDKADIRRVYHYNLPKSLENYSQEIGRAGRDGQPSICEWLACGDDLPVLENFIYGDTPTPQAIRHLIDRVLRLGENFDVSQYDLSSSCDIRPLVVSTVLTYLELEGVIEATGSFHGTYSANLLRPFERVLAGYDERRKNFLTRLFAAGAKGRVWTNFEVDAVAARIGEPRERIVSALVHLEEAGDLALKKAGIRQRYRLLKDPGDLHALAERLNVRFGQREHADLERLRQVVALAEAPGCLTGALTAHFGETLPHPCGHCDRCRGLPATSIPRTTPAPPADGDWELVRQLTRERHASLGTTRQLARFLCGLSSPATTREKLTRHDAFGLFAHYPFAEVLAIAGSQ, encoded by the coding sequence GTGCCCCCTGATCCCGTCCTCGACACCCTGCGCGCCCGCTTCGGCTTCGATTCGCTGCGCGCCGGACAGGAGCAGGTCGTCCGCACCCTGCTGGCGGGACGATCCTCCCTGGCCGTGTTCCCCACCGGCGGCGGAAAATCGCTCTGCTACCAACTCCCGGCCCTGCTCCTGGACGGGCTCACGCTGGTCATTTCGCCGCTGATCGCGCTGATGAAAGACCAGGTGGATTCGCTGGTCGCCAAGGGCATCCCCGCCGCCCGCCTCGATTCCACCCTCAGCCAGCAGGAAGCCTTCGAGGTCTTCGACCGCCTGCGCGATGGCTCGCTGAACCTCCTCTACGTGGCCCCGGAACGCCTCGCCAACGAGGGCTTCCGCAACCGCCTCGGGAAACTCCGGATCGCCATGATCGCGATCGACGAGGCCCACTGCATTTCCGAATGGGGCCACAATTTCCGGCCCGATTACCTCAAGCTCGCGCAACTGTGCCGCGACCTGCGCATCCCCCGGGTGCTGGCCCTGACCGCGACCGCCACCCCGTCCGTGTCGGCGGACATTCGCAAGGCGTTCGGCATCACCGAGGCCGACCACATCCAGCTCAGTTTCCACCGCCCGAACCTCGACCTGCGCGTGACCCCTGCCCTGCCTGCGGAACGCAAGCCACTGCTGCTCGACCGGCTTCGCGAGGCCCCCGGTCCCGCCATCGTCTACGTCACCCGCCAGGAAACCGCCGAGGAGGTCGCCACCTTCCTCCAGAAAAACGGCATCGCCGCCCGAGCCTATCATGCCGGGCTGCCGGATGAGTTCCGCGTGGATGCCCAGGAGGCCTTCATGACCGGCACCACCTCCGTGATCGTCGCGACCATCGCCTTCGGCATGGGCATCGACAAGGCGGACATCCGCCGCGTCTACCACTACAACCTGCCGAAGAGCCTCGAGAACTACTCCCAGGAAATCGGCCGCGCCGGACGCGACGGACAGCCCTCCATCTGCGAATGGCTGGCCTGCGGCGACGACCTGCCGGTGCTGGAGAACTTCATCTACGGCGATACTCCGACCCCGCAGGCGATCCGCCACCTGATCGACCGCGTGCTGCGGCTCGGCGAGAATTTCGATGTCTCGCAATACGACCTCTCCTCGTCCTGCGACATCCGGCCGCTGGTGGTCTCCACCGTGCTGACCTACCTGGAACTGGAGGGCGTGATCGAAGCCACCGGCTCGTTCCACGGCACCTACTCCGCGAACCTGCTGCGCCCCTTCGAACGGGTGCTGGCGGGCTACGATGAACGCCGTAAGAATTTCCTCACCCGCCTCTTCGCCGCCGGCGCGAAAGGCCGGGTGTGGACGAACTTCGAGGTCGATGCCGTGGCCGCCCGCATCGGCGAACCGCGCGAGCGCATCGTCAGCGCGCTGGTCCACCTCGAGGAAGCGGGCGATCTGGCGCTGAAAAAGGCCGGCATCCGCCAGCGCTACCGGCTGCTGAAGGACCCGGGAGACCTCCACGCGCTGGCGGAACGCCTGAATGTCCGCTTCGGCCAACGCGAGCACGCCGACCTCGAACGGCTCCGCCAGGTGGTGGCGCTGGCCGAGGCGCCCGGCTGCCTCACCGGCGCGCTCACCGCCCACTTCGGCGAAACCCTCCCCCACCCCTGCGGTCACTGCGACCGCTGCCGAGGCCTCCCGGCCACCTCCATTCCCCGCACCACCCCGGCTCCGCCCGCGGACGGGGATTGGGAGCTGGTCCGCCAGCTCACCCGCGAGCGTCACGCCTCGCTGGGCACCACGCGCCAGCTCGCGCGCTTCCTTTGCGGCTTGAGCAGTCCCGCCACCACGCGCGAAAAGCTCACCCGGCACGATGCCTTCGGACTCTTCGCCCATTACCCCTTCGCGGAGGTGTTGGCGATCGCCGGTTCGCAGTAG